The Microbacter sp. GSS18 genome has a segment encoding these proteins:
- a CDS encoding PfkB family carbohydrate kinase — translation MTGRVVVIGDALIDELRDDTDVREFVGGAALNVAVGLSRLGVPTTLIAMVGDDEAGAHIRAFLSDYGVELIATPSEHGSARAVSTRNKYGEPEYVFNEASRARRIRYGEAERVAMAEAPFIAISCIALDDVEQTAELGEALSAAGTRFAIDPNPRTGMMADRDRFVQGLEGLVTAASLVKVGEEDAEVLYDSDLAAVRARLVDLGAQAVLATAGAGGATIEAGGEDVTAPISDLPGRIVDTMGAGDAAFAATVAAMVDGTPADADAWSTVLHGAMDIAAATCRFEGALLRQPSALKSIDMDLIGT, via the coding sequence ATGACCGGGCGAGTGGTGGTGATCGGCGACGCGCTCATCGACGAGCTGCGCGACGACACGGATGTGCGGGAATTCGTGGGAGGGGCGGCGCTGAACGTCGCGGTCGGGCTGTCCAGGCTCGGCGTCCCGACGACCCTGATCGCGATGGTCGGCGATGACGAGGCGGGGGCGCACATCCGCGCGTTCCTGTCCGACTACGGCGTGGAGCTGATCGCGACGCCCTCCGAGCACGGCTCGGCGCGCGCGGTCAGCACGCGCAACAAGTACGGAGAGCCCGAGTACGTCTTCAACGAGGCGTCGCGCGCTCGCCGCATCCGCTACGGCGAGGCCGAACGCGTCGCGATGGCGGAGGCCCCGTTCATCGCGATCAGCTGCATCGCGCTCGACGACGTCGAGCAGACCGCCGAACTCGGCGAGGCGCTGAGCGCCGCGGGCACCCGGTTCGCGATCGACCCCAACCCACGCACGGGCATGATGGCCGACCGGGACCGGTTCGTGCAGGGGCTCGAGGGGCTCGTCACGGCAGCATCGCTCGTCAAGGTCGGCGAGGAGGATGCCGAGGTGCTGTACGACTCCGACCTCGCCGCGGTCCGCGCGCGGCTGGTCGATCTGGGCGCGCAGGCCGTGCTGGCGACGGCCGGCGCAGGCGGTGCGACCATCGAGGCCGGGGGTGAGGACGTGACCGCGCCGATCTCGGATCTGCCGGGCCGCATCGTCGACACGATGGGCGCGGGGGATGCGGCCTTCGCGGCGACCGTCGCCGCCATGGTCGATGGGACGCCGGCCGATGCCGACGCGTGGTCGACGGTGCTCCACGGCGCCATGGACATCGCGGCGGCGACGTGCCGCTTCGAGGGCGCTCTGCTGCGGCAGCCGTCGGCGCTGAAGTCGATCGACATGGACCTGATCGGCACCTGA
- a CDS encoding IS481 family transposase, with translation MSKHRVVVLKVVSGELSVSAAAAEYGMSRQHLHRLLVRYREGGLDALEPRSRAPLSSPHRTTDRVRERIIVLRLSLSASGLDAGPVTIAWHLTQEGLRAPSTSTIRRILTDANLITPEPRKRPRSSYIRFEAAQPNETWQSDFTHWRLADGTDVEILNWLDDHSRCLLSCTAHIPVTGDDVVHTFLTTIDVHGIPASTLTDNGRVYTARSGGGRNAFEYVLPVLGVRQKNGSPNHPQTQGKIERFHQTLKRWLARQPAPTTLPDLQHQLDRFREYYNHHRPHRALDGHTPATAYNATPKAVPAGSRNPVHYRLRYDKVGDGGKISFRRAGRMHHLGIGTSHAGKRVLALADDHTITVVHLDTGEIIATNTIDPTRGYWRNTQKEPGRWPGSLT, from the coding sequence ATGTCGAAGCATCGGGTCGTGGTGTTGAAGGTCGTCTCGGGCGAGCTGTCGGTCTCGGCCGCGGCCGCGGAGTACGGGATGAGCCGTCAGCATCTGCACCGTCTGCTCGTCCGCTACCGGGAGGGCGGGCTCGATGCGCTCGAGCCGCGGTCGCGGGCCCCGCTGTCCAGCCCGCATCGCACGACCGACCGGGTGCGGGAACGCATCATCGTGCTGCGGCTGAGCCTGTCGGCATCCGGGCTGGATGCCGGACCGGTCACCATCGCCTGGCACCTCACCCAGGAAGGACTGCGGGCACCATCGACCTCCACGATCCGGCGGATCCTGACCGACGCGAACCTGATCACCCCCGAACCACGCAAACGCCCCCGGTCCTCCTACATCCGGTTCGAAGCCGCGCAGCCGAACGAGACCTGGCAATCCGACTTCACACACTGGCGACTCGCGGACGGCACCGACGTCGAGATCCTGAACTGGCTCGACGACCACTCCCGCTGCCTGCTGTCCTGCACCGCGCACATCCCGGTCACCGGCGATGATGTCGTCCACACCTTCCTCACCACCATCGACGTCCACGGCATCCCCGCCTCGACCCTCACCGACAACGGCCGCGTCTACACCGCCCGCTCCGGTGGCGGCCGCAACGCGTTCGAATACGTCCTCCCCGTCCTCGGCGTCCGGCAGAAGAACGGCTCCCCGAACCACCCGCAGACCCAGGGGAAGATCGAACGCTTCCACCAGACCCTGAAACGCTGGCTCGCCCGGCAGCCCGCCCCCACCACGCTCCCCGACCTGCAGCACCAGCTCGACCGGTTCCGCGAGTACTACAACCACCACCGGCCGCACCGCGCCCTCGACGGACACACCCCCGCGACCGCCTACAACGCCACACCGAAAGCCGTTCCCGCCGGCTCCCGAAACCCGGTCCACTACCGGCTCCGCTACGACAAAGTCGGCGACGGCGGCAAGATCAGCTTCCGACGCGCCGGCCGCATGCACCACCTCGGCATCGGAACCAGCCACGCCGGCAAACGCGTCCTCGCCCTCGCCGACGACCACACCATCACCGTCGTCCACCTCGACACCGGCGAGATCATCGCGACCAACACCATCGACCCCACACGCGGCTACTGGCGCAACACACAAAAAGAGCCCGGCCGATGGCCGGGCTCTCTCACTTGA
- a CDS encoding FBP domain-containing protein codes for MRSLTADELRASFVNAAPDELRAIEVPLKVVMTDWDPLDFLAWRDPKYRDRGYLVAEVDGEPRGIVLRAASGNPRARAAMCNLCHTMQPADQVRMFSARKAGSAGEHGDSVGTYICADLSCHENVRLAAPLAPNEIRASVDMRIDGTKRRTEAFVGRVFETTGRSA; via the coding sequence ATGCGATCGCTCACCGCAGACGAACTCCGTGCGTCGTTCGTGAACGCCGCGCCCGACGAGCTGAGAGCCATCGAGGTTCCGCTCAAGGTCGTGATGACCGACTGGGACCCCCTCGACTTCCTCGCGTGGCGCGACCCGAAGTACCGCGACCGCGGGTACCTCGTCGCCGAGGTCGACGGCGAGCCGCGCGGCATCGTGTTGCGCGCGGCATCGGGGAACCCGCGTGCCCGCGCCGCGATGTGCAATCTGTGCCACACGATGCAGCCGGCCGACCAGGTGCGGATGTTCAGCGCCCGCAAGGCCGGCAGCGCCGGCGAACACGGCGACAGCGTCGGCACCTACATCTGCGCGGATCTGTCGTGCCATGAGAACGTGCGCCTCGCGGCGCCGCTCGCGCCCAACGAGATCCGCGCGAGCGTCGACATGCGCATCGACGGCACGAAGCGCCGGACAGAGGCTTTCGTAGGACGGGTATTCGAGACGACGGGGAGGTCGGCATGA